The following proteins come from a genomic window of Microbacterium sp. JZ31:
- a CDS encoding ATP-grasp domain-containing protein: MKVFAIHENPEWWPPFAAAFEREGVPAEQWLLTDGSIDLSSEPPEGVFWSRLSASAHTRDHAASKEYGRAVLRWLESWGRTVIGGSGTLEFEMSKVAQHAALRAAGIDVPRTAAVFGTTDLKQRARAFEAPFISKHNQGGKGLGVRRWDTHDEFDAWVDGPGFEPSPDGITLIQEFLATREPFITRAEYVGGEFVYAVRVDTSAGSFELCPADACAVDGAAFPPFALRAEITAEHPLVAQHRAFLERSGIRIAGLEFAETQDGRLVTYDLNTNTNYNPDVETVAPRSGPGQIARFLGALLATEAPARV, translated from the coding sequence GTGAAGGTGTTTGCGATCCACGAGAACCCCGAGTGGTGGCCGCCTTTCGCGGCCGCGTTCGAGCGCGAGGGCGTGCCGGCGGAGCAGTGGCTGCTGACCGACGGCTCGATCGATCTGTCGTCGGAGCCTCCGGAGGGCGTGTTCTGGTCGCGACTGTCGGCATCCGCGCACACGCGCGACCATGCCGCCTCGAAGGAGTACGGCCGCGCCGTGCTCCGCTGGCTCGAGTCGTGGGGCCGCACCGTGATCGGCGGCAGCGGCACGCTCGAGTTCGAGATGAGCAAGGTCGCCCAGCACGCCGCGCTGCGGGCGGCCGGGATCGACGTGCCGCGCACCGCCGCGGTCTTCGGCACGACCGACCTGAAGCAGCGGGCCCGTGCCTTCGAGGCGCCGTTCATCAGCAAGCACAACCAGGGCGGCAAGGGCCTGGGCGTGCGGCGCTGGGACACGCACGACGAGTTCGACGCGTGGGTCGACGGCCCCGGCTTCGAGCCGTCGCCGGACGGCATCACGCTGATCCAGGAGTTCCTCGCGACCCGCGAGCCGTTCATCACGCGCGCCGAGTACGTGGGCGGGGAGTTCGTGTACGCCGTGCGCGTCGACACCAGCGCGGGCAGCTTCGAGCTGTGCCCGGCCGATGCGTGCGCGGTCGACGGCGCGGCGTTCCCGCCGTTCGCGCTGCGCGCCGAGATCACGGCGGAGCATCCGCTCGTCGCGCAGCACCGCGCGTTCCTCGAGAGGTCCGGCATCCGGATCGCGGGACTGGAGTTCGCCGAGACCCAGGACGGCCGGCTCGTCACGTACGACCTCAACACGAACACGAACTACAACCCGGATGTCGAGACGGTCGCGCCGCGCTCGGGACCGGGCCAGATCGCCCGCTTCCTCGGCGCGCTGCTGGCCACCGAGGCGCCCGCGCGCGTATGA
- a CDS encoding cystathionine gamma-synthase, with amino-acid sequence MSTEHRFDTNAVHAGQEPDETTGAVIPPVHFSTTYAQDGIGGLRAGYEYARAGNPTRTALETQLAAIEGGARALSFASGLAAEDALLRALLRPGDEVLMGNDVYGGTYRLLARVLGPWGVQLRVTDLSDPAAVDAALAERTPKIVWVETPSNPLLRVTDIRSLADKAHAAGALVVVDNTFASPALQRPIALGADVVVHSTTKYLGGHSDVVGGALVFADAALAEQPQFLQFAAGAVSGPLDAWLTTRGIKTLAVRMERHSSNGQAVAEFLEGHDRVARVYYPGLPSHPGHEIAASQMAGFGGIVSLALADAAAARRFAESTRLFMLAESLGGVESLVNYPDEMTHASVRGTELAVPAEVVRLSVGIEHIEDLLADLEQALKGL; translated from the coding sequence ATGAGCACCGAGCACCGATTCGACACGAACGCCGTCCACGCGGGACAGGAGCCGGACGAGACGACGGGGGCCGTGATCCCGCCCGTCCACTTCTCGACGACCTACGCGCAGGACGGCATCGGCGGTCTGCGCGCCGGCTACGAGTACGCGCGCGCGGGCAACCCCACGCGCACGGCGCTCGAGACGCAGCTGGCCGCGATCGAGGGCGGCGCCCGCGCGCTGTCGTTCGCGTCGGGGCTCGCGGCGGAGGACGCGCTGCTGCGCGCCCTGCTGCGCCCCGGCGACGAGGTGCTCATGGGCAACGACGTGTACGGCGGCACGTACCGCCTGCTCGCGCGCGTGCTCGGCCCGTGGGGCGTGCAGCTGCGGGTGACGGACCTCAGCGACCCCGCCGCGGTCGACGCCGCGCTCGCCGAGCGGACCCCGAAGATCGTGTGGGTCGAGACGCCCAGCAACCCGCTGCTGCGCGTGACCGACATCCGCTCGCTCGCCGACAAGGCGCACGCGGCCGGCGCGCTCGTGGTCGTCGACAACACCTTCGCGTCGCCGGCGCTGCAGCGGCCGATCGCACTCGGCGCCGACGTGGTCGTGCACTCGACGACGAAGTACCTCGGCGGGCACTCGGACGTCGTGGGCGGCGCGCTCGTGTTCGCCGATGCGGCCCTGGCCGAGCAGCCGCAGTTCCTGCAGTTCGCCGCCGGGGCGGTGTCGGGGCCGCTCGACGCGTGGCTCACGACTCGCGGCATCAAGACGCTCGCGGTGCGCATGGAGCGGCACTCGTCCAACGGCCAGGCCGTCGCCGAGTTCCTCGAGGGCCACGACCGCGTCGCGCGGGTCTACTACCCGGGCCTGCCGTCGCACCCCGGACACGAGATCGCCGCATCGCAGATGGCGGGCTTCGGCGGCATCGTCTCGCTCGCACTGGCCGACGCGGCGGCGGCCCGCCGCTTCGCGGAGTCGACCAGGCTGTTCATGCTCGCGGAGTCGCTGGGCGGCGTCGAGTCGCTCGTGAACTACCCCGATGAGATGACGCACGCGTCCGTGCGCGGCACCGAGCTGGCCGTGCCGGCCGAGGTCGTGCGCCTGTCCGTGGGCATCGAGCACATCGAGGATCTGCTCGCCGACCTCGAGCAGGCGCTGAAGGGGCTCTGA
- a CDS encoding acyl-CoA synthetase, protein MPSAPSRVTARHIQLLRALFLAVAALMITFSPDHSAEVGLAVFGGFGIATALVFALAAWLVAPAGHRGSPILLAAVHLVAGMAASVVALRSATLFLVLVIAWALVAGLVELLSGIRQRARLGRSDARDAIVVGALTMLLGLALLFVSPAYELRYFIEEAGREFALTGTTIAVGLLGGYAAIAAVYLGIAGLSPQPAASADPDTARVVTAQEEHP, encoded by the coding sequence ATGCCCAGCGCCCCCTCGCGAGTGACCGCCCGTCACATCCAGCTGCTGCGCGCGCTGTTCCTGGCCGTCGCGGCGCTCATGATCACCTTCTCGCCCGACCATTCGGCCGAGGTGGGGCTCGCGGTCTTCGGCGGCTTCGGGATCGCCACGGCGCTCGTGTTCGCCCTCGCGGCGTGGCTCGTCGCGCCCGCGGGACACCGCGGATCCCCGATCCTGCTCGCCGCCGTCCATCTGGTCGCGGGAATGGCCGCGAGCGTGGTCGCGCTGCGCTCCGCGACGCTGTTCCTCGTCCTGGTGATCGCGTGGGCGCTCGTCGCGGGCCTCGTCGAGCTGCTGAGCGGCATCCGGCAGCGCGCGCGTCTGGGACGAAGCGACGCGCGCGATGCGATCGTGGTGGGCGCGCTGACGATGCTGCTCGGGCTGGCGCTGCTGTTCGTGTCGCCGGCGTACGAGCTGCGCTACTTCATCGAGGAGGCCGGCCGCGAGTTCGCGCTGACCGGCACGACGATCGCGGTCGGGCTGCTCGGCGGCTACGCGGCGATCGCGGCCGTGTACCTCGGCATCGCGGGGCTGTCGCCCCAGCCCGCGGCCTCGGCCGACCCCGACACCGCGCGCGTCGTGACCGCGCAGGAGGAACACCCGTGA
- a CDS encoding amino acid transporter: protein MTDKPTRRDLMRPAQLLGIAFTAALFSGFVTAVTMGAFQALPGDAVVRAWSVAAIAAGIAFIVVLLGLSMLLLVVDPAGQSKTVDRPVLLPKRDAADDDEPER, encoded by the coding sequence GTGACCGACAAGCCCACCCGCCGCGACCTGATGCGTCCTGCCCAGCTGCTGGGCATCGCGTTCACGGCCGCCCTCTTCTCCGGGTTCGTCACGGCCGTCACGATGGGCGCGTTCCAGGCGCTGCCCGGCGATGCCGTCGTGCGCGCGTGGTCGGTCGCCGCGATCGCCGCGGGCATCGCGTTCATCGTGGTTCTCCTCGGCCTGTCGATGCTGCTGCTCGTGGTCGATCCGGCGGGGCAGTCGAAGACCGTCGACCGTCCGGTGCTGCTGCCGAAGCGCGACGCGGCGGACGACGACGAGCCGGAGCGCTGA
- a CDS encoding RDD family protein, with product MGSGEGSDGVIWEIDEEKRTIEGVDASGRPDPAYAAALGLVRAPFGRRALAAVCDLASWLVLQLPLLLGAVPLLLKLATGSISAYGFLNHPDFVLAVVMASATAALTLALGIVQLVLHGRKGLTIGKAVAGIRTVNVRTLERPGAGPVLLRFLILVGAAILPLGLAIFFLSPVLDPDGRGRGWHDKATRVWLVDVRKGLNPYDEKRMRVARKVVKAEPAPERAPLPSLATPVDPSAQPAYRPGGRVSAGVIGVARPHDPRERPVVGLAEIAPAPVVVAGESGRPVLGGYRLRGDTDPTPDAPSAEAERGQSAPRPAAAPPTTPFAAESVAAPPAAVTPPAAPAVPPQVVLTGSDARAAEPIPPAARFMLRLDTGEDLLVSAPVVLGRRPDASEIPGGAHPVALEDDSRSLSKTHLLVRPAEGGLEVVDLGSTNGSALIRGGVEHPMTAGVPLTAADSDTIRFGDRTAVVTRL from the coding sequence ATGGGCTCAGGGGAGGGATCCGACGGCGTGATCTGGGAGATCGACGAGGAGAAGCGGACGATCGAGGGGGTCGACGCCTCCGGGCGTCCCGATCCCGCGTACGCCGCGGCCCTCGGTCTGGTGCGCGCCCCTTTCGGACGCCGCGCGCTGGCAGCCGTGTGCGACCTCGCGAGCTGGCTCGTGCTGCAGCTGCCCCTCCTGCTGGGGGCGGTCCCGCTGCTGCTGAAGCTCGCGACCGGCTCGATCTCGGCGTACGGGTTCCTGAACCACCCCGACTTCGTGCTCGCCGTCGTCATGGCCAGCGCGACGGCGGCCCTCACGCTCGCCCTCGGCATCGTGCAGCTGGTGCTGCACGGACGCAAGGGGCTCACGATCGGCAAGGCCGTGGCGGGCATCCGCACCGTGAACGTGCGCACGCTCGAGCGGCCCGGCGCCGGTCCCGTGCTCCTGCGGTTCCTGATCCTGGTGGGCGCGGCGATCCTGCCGCTGGGACTCGCGATCTTCTTCCTCTCGCCCGTGCTCGACCCCGACGGGCGCGGTCGCGGCTGGCACGACAAGGCGACCAGGGTGTGGCTCGTCGACGTGCGCAAGGGCCTGAACCCGTACGACGAGAAGCGGATGCGCGTGGCGCGCAAGGTGGTCAAGGCCGAGCCGGCGCCCGAGCGGGCGCCGCTGCCCTCGCTCGCGACGCCGGTGGACCCGTCCGCCCAGCCCGCGTACCGGCCCGGCGGACGCGTCAGCGCGGGCGTGATCGGCGTCGCCCGGCCTCACGACCCGCGCGAGCGTCCCGTGGTCGGCCTGGCCGAGATCGCCCCCGCGCCCGTCGTCGTCGCGGGCGAGAGCGGCAGGCCCGTGCTCGGCGGGTACCGCCTGCGAGGAGACACGGATCCGACCCCGGATGCGCCCTCGGCCGAGGCCGAACGCGGCCAGTCCGCGCCGCGACCCGCCGCTGCGCCACCCACCACGCCGTTCGCCGCAGAGTCCGTCGCCGCGCCGCCCGCAGCGGTGACGCCTCCCGCCGCGCCGGCCGTGCCGCCGCAGGTGGTGCTGACGGGGTCGGACGCCCGCGCGGCAGAGCCGATCCCGCCCGCCGCGCGCTTCATGCTGCGCCTCGACACGGGCGAGGACCTGCTGGTCTCCGCGCCCGTCGTGCTCGGTCGCCGGCCGGATGCGAGCGAGATCCCGGGCGGCGCGCACCCCGTCGCCCTCGAGGACGACAGCAGGTCGCTGTCGAAGACGCACCTGCTCGTGCGTCCCGCGGAGGGCGGCCTCGAGGTCGTCGACCTGGGCTCGACGAACGGGTCGGCGCTGATCCGGGGCGGCGTCGAGCATCCGATGACGGCGGGCGTGCCGCTCACGGCGGCAGACTCCGACACCATCCGCTTCGGCGACCGCACCGCGGTCGTCACCCGGCTGTGA
- a CDS encoding FtsK/SpoIIIE domain-containing protein: MRLKLTLHRQGIDPVDIVITTDSTATTGDVARYVAESDPARSVQVTEDDVVTLAVAPPTGERLVPLQPDVPIGEAPIGSGFAASIVNLGPVPAAVFDDGQRDAIAVLRAVDGALAGQEFRISAGHVFLGRDAANDVVLADPMVSKRHARIEIGTHIEVIDLNSANGVLVDGVAAQRVRIEEGKPFVIGGTTLVAYLVRSFDGSASEDPVIERGGGLLFNRSPRVEVRYPGTAFKPPRLPTEKLARLFPWPILIAPILLGVALYLMNNNPRALLMIFMTPLMMFGNIINQKSQGRNQQNHEFLLFERQFEKLEEDFFHGKPEEERARNAEAPPVAEVFEHAMRLGPMLWTRRPEHWNFLGLRLGSCRLPARNSVDDSDVPDGLPEFIDRVDRLRERYAFVDDVPVFDTLADAGSVGIAGPPAPVADAMRGIAVQLFGLHAPNDVVAVAFADSMWTGELDWLKWMPHTSSEKSPFRDVALADSAPTAAALLSALEEYVLRAGGGGEPRGPFKEDWNPLLYGTDVARAANDHKATPPLSVVVFVTSDAPVDRGRLTDVLERGADRGVHAVFVSPTVESLPAVCRSYIDVTPGLEDAQVGLVRNGELFEHVRVEGVSNAYMQMLARRLAPVVDASTVVHDASDIPSSVMFLQLVDPAIAQDPHVVIERWRQNNTIMDRSAAPRPRLKKAGTLRAIIGQGASDAMALDLRTQGPHALVGGTTGAGKSEFLQAWVLGMAAAHSPDRVTFLFVDYKGGSAFADCVELPHCVGLVTDLSPHLVRRALTSLRAELQHREHLLNRKKAKDLLELEKRQDPECPPALVLVIDEFAALASEMPEFVDGVVDIAQRGRSLGIHLIMATQRPAGVIKDNLRANTNLRIALRMADESDSRDVVDDEIAASFPASLPGRAIAKTGPGRLVPFQSAYAGGWTAMDETPVADVRVTELRFGARGDWEPDRPAESEAHEEDLGPNDQKRIVSTLIRASDVAGLPRPRRPWLDDLAPLVDLRDLASEGDTRIPFALVDVPERQLQEPAAFVPDRDGSMVIYGTSGSGKSTVLKTIGTAAGMRPDLGRVQVYCLDFASGALGALAALPHVGSVVDGADVERIQRLFRTLDGELDRRAAAFSAASAATVQEYRELVDPTMPRIVLLIDNYPEFKKDWEVAPGRGPFYRTFMRILGEGRPLGVHTVITADRGNAVPSAVAANISRRVVLRMGETSQYMLLGVPRDILDEQSAPGRAVVDGHEAQIAVLGGTANVVEQTKLLGELGNRLRAQGVRDLPEIGALPTMVPADEMPAQVEGMPVFGVADDTLAPRGFEPLGSFVVTGPPASGKTNALKALVVAMERFDPDVRLYHFGSRRAELKEFRPWLASATRPEEEKELATELAELVTRESPDGRIMIVIEDMPHLADGPADRPMRALLQAMNNSDHLLVGEAEISRASGSIGVLGEWKTGRQGIVLKPDTYDGDAIFKTPFGRVKRSDFPVGRGIFVQAGQSVTMQLPFVPDTPAPAAHAAAPVAEPGTTPAPAGDVALAGETASAGEAASAGDAAPAGASRRARRAAEPASADTVVSPVTTSAHGE, encoded by the coding sequence ATGAGGCTGAAGCTGACGCTGCATCGCCAGGGGATCGACCCGGTCGACATCGTCATCACGACCGATTCGACCGCGACGACGGGCGACGTCGCCCGGTACGTGGCGGAGTCGGACCCCGCGCGCTCGGTGCAGGTGACGGAGGACGACGTCGTCACGCTGGCCGTCGCGCCGCCGACCGGCGAGCGGCTCGTGCCGCTGCAGCCCGACGTGCCGATCGGAGAGGCCCCGATCGGCTCCGGCTTCGCCGCGTCGATCGTCAATCTCGGCCCCGTCCCGGCCGCGGTGTTCGACGACGGCCAGCGCGACGCGATCGCCGTGCTGCGCGCGGTCGACGGAGCGCTGGCGGGGCAGGAGTTCCGCATCTCGGCCGGACACGTCTTCCTCGGGCGCGACGCCGCCAACGACGTCGTCCTCGCCGATCCGATGGTGTCCAAGCGCCACGCCCGGATCGAGATCGGCACGCACATCGAGGTCATCGACCTGAACTCCGCGAACGGCGTGCTGGTCGACGGCGTCGCGGCGCAGCGCGTCCGCATCGAGGAGGGCAAGCCGTTCGTGATCGGCGGCACCACCCTCGTCGCCTATCTCGTGCGCTCGTTCGACGGCAGCGCGAGCGAGGACCCCGTCATCGAGCGCGGCGGGGGACTGCTGTTCAACCGCAGCCCGCGCGTCGAGGTGCGCTATCCGGGCACGGCGTTCAAGCCGCCGCGCCTGCCCACCGAGAAGCTCGCGCGGCTGTTCCCGTGGCCGATCCTCATCGCGCCGATCCTGCTGGGCGTGGCGCTGTACCTGATGAACAACAACCCGCGCGCGCTGCTGATGATCTTCATGACGCCGCTGATGATGTTCGGCAACATCATCAATCAGAAGTCGCAGGGGCGGAACCAGCAGAACCACGAGTTCCTGCTGTTCGAGCGGCAGTTCGAGAAGCTCGAGGAGGACTTCTTCCACGGCAAGCCCGAGGAGGAGCGCGCGCGCAACGCCGAGGCCCCGCCCGTCGCCGAGGTCTTCGAGCACGCCATGCGGCTCGGCCCCATGCTCTGGACGCGCCGGCCCGAGCACTGGAACTTCCTGGGCCTGCGGCTCGGCAGCTGCCGGCTGCCCGCGCGCAACTCGGTCGACGATTCCGACGTGCCGGACGGCCTTCCCGAGTTCATCGATCGCGTCGACCGGCTGCGCGAGCGGTACGCGTTCGTCGACGACGTGCCGGTCTTCGACACGCTCGCGGACGCGGGCTCCGTCGGCATCGCCGGCCCGCCCGCGCCCGTGGCCGACGCGATGCGCGGCATCGCGGTGCAGCTGTTCGGGCTGCACGCGCCGAACGACGTCGTCGCCGTCGCGTTCGCCGACTCGATGTGGACGGGCGAGCTCGACTGGCTGAAGTGGATGCCCCACACGTCGAGCGAGAAGAGCCCGTTCCGGGATGTGGCGCTCGCCGACTCCGCCCCGACCGCGGCGGCGCTGCTGAGCGCGCTCGAGGAGTACGTCCTGCGGGCCGGCGGCGGGGGCGAGCCGCGCGGACCGTTCAAGGAGGACTGGAACCCGCTGCTGTACGGCACGGACGTCGCCCGCGCGGCGAACGACCACAAGGCCACGCCGCCGCTGTCGGTGGTCGTGTTCGTCACGAGCGACGCTCCCGTCGACCGCGGCCGCCTCACGGACGTGCTCGAGCGCGGCGCCGACCGGGGCGTGCACGCCGTGTTCGTGTCGCCGACGGTCGAGTCGCTGCCCGCCGTGTGCCGCAGCTACATCGACGTCACGCCGGGCCTGGAGGACGCGCAGGTCGGCCTCGTGCGCAACGGCGAGCTGTTCGAGCACGTCCGCGTGGAGGGCGTCTCGAACGCCTACATGCAGATGCTCGCCCGCCGGCTCGCCCCCGTGGTCGACGCGAGCACCGTCGTGCACGACGCGTCGGACATCCCGAGCTCCGTGATGTTCCTGCAGCTCGTGGACCCGGCGATCGCGCAGGATCCGCACGTCGTGATCGAGCGCTGGCGGCAGAACAACACGATCATGGACAGGTCGGCCGCGCCCCGCCCGCGGCTCAAGAAGGCCGGCACGCTGCGCGCCATCATCGGTCAGGGCGCGAGCGACGCCATGGCGCTCGACCTGCGCACGCAGGGGCCTCACGCGCTCGTGGGCGGCACGACGGGCGCGGGGAAGTCGGAGTTCCTGCAGGCGTGGGTGCTCGGCATGGCCGCCGCCCACAGCCCCGACCGGGTCACGTTCCTGTTCGTCGACTACAAGGGCGGCTCCGCCTTCGCCGACTGCGTCGAGCTGCCGCACTGCGTGGGCCTCGTGACCGACCTCAGCCCGCACCTCGTGCGCCGCGCGCTCACGAGCCTGCGCGCCGAGCTGCAGCATCGCGAGCACCTGCTCAACCGCAAGAAGGCGAAGGATCTGCTCGAGCTCGAGAAGCGCCAGGACCCCGAGTGCCCGCCCGCGCTCGTCCTGGTGATCGACGAGTTCGCGGCGCTCGCGTCCGAGATGCCCGAGTTCGTCGACGGCGTCGTGGACATCGCGCAGCGCGGCCGCTCGCTCGGCATCCACCTGATCATGGCGACGCAGCGTCCCGCGGGCGTCATCAAGGACAACCTGCGCGCCAACACGAACCTGCGCATCGCCCTGCGGATGGCGGACGAGTCCGACTCGCGCGACGTGGTCGACGACGAGATCGCGGCGTCGTTCCCCGCGTCGCTGCCCGGCCGCGCGATCGCCAAGACCGGTCCCGGCCGCCTCGTGCCGTTCCAGTCGGCCTACGCGGGCGGCTGGACCGCGATGGACGAGACGCCCGTGGCCGACGTGCGCGTGACCGAGCTGCGCTTCGGGGCGCGCGGCGACTGGGAGCCGGATCGCCCGGCCGAGTCGGAGGCGCACGAGGAGGACCTCGGCCCGAACGACCAGAAGCGCATCGTGTCGACCCTGATCCGCGCGAGCGACGTGGCGGGGCTGCCGCGTCCGCGCCGGCCCTGGCTCGACGACCTCGCACCGCTCGTTGACCTGCGGGACCTGGCCAGCGAGGGCGACACGCGCATCCCGTTCGCGCTCGTCGACGTCCCGGAGAGGCAGCTGCAGGAGCCGGCCGCGTTCGTGCCCGATCGCGACGGCTCCATGGTCATCTACGGCACGTCCGGCTCGGGCAAGTCCACGGTGCTGAAGACCATCGGCACGGCGGCGGGCATGCGCCCCGACCTCGGACGCGTGCAGGTGTACTGCCTCGACTTCGCCTCGGGTGCGCTGGGCGCGCTCGCCGCGCTGCCGCATGTCGGCTCGGTCGTGGACGGCGCGGATGTCGAGCGCATCCAGCGCCTGTTCCGCACGCTCGACGGCGAGCTGGATCGCCGCGCCGCGGCGTTCTCGGCGGCCAGCGCCGCGACCGTGCAGGAGTACCGCGAGCTCGTCGATCCGACCATGCCGCGCATCGTGCTGCTGATCGACAACTACCCCGAGTTCAAGAAGGACTGGGAGGTGGCGCCGGGCCGCGGGCCCTTCTACCGGACCTTCATGCGCATCCTGGGCGAGGGCCGCCCCCTGGGCGTCCACACCGTCATCACGGCCGACCGCGGCAACGCGGTGCCGAGCGCCGTCGCGGCGAACATCTCGCGCCGCGTGGTGCTGCGCATGGGCGAGACGAGCCAGTACATGCTGCTGGGCGTGCCGCGCGACATCCTCGACGAGCAGTCCGCGCCGGGGCGCGCGGTCGTCGACGGGCACGAGGCGCAGATCGCCGTGCTGGGCGGCACCGCGAACGTCGTCGAGCAGACCAAGCTGCTGGGCGAGCTCGGGAACCGGCTCCGGGCGCAGGGCGTGCGCGACCTGCCCGAGATCGGCGCGCTGCCGACCATGGTGCCCGCCGACGAGATGCCGGCACAGGTCGAGGGCATGCCGGTGTTCGGCGTCGCGGACGACACGCTCGCGCCGCGCGGCTTCGAGCCGCTCGGATCGTTCGTCGTGACGGGCCCGCCGGCGTCGGGGAAGACGAACGCGCTGAAGGCGCTCGTCGTCGCCATGGAGCGCTTCGACCCGGACGTGCGGCTGTACCACTTCGGCAGCCGCAGGGCCGAGCTCAAGGAGTTCCGCCCGTGGCTCGCGAGCGCGACGCGTCCGGAGGAGGAGAAGGAGCTCGCGACCGAGCTGGCGGAGCTCGTGACGCGGGAGTCGCCGGACGGCCGGATCATGATCGTCATCGAGGACATGCCGCACCTCGCCGACGGGCCCGCGGACCGGCCGATGCGCGCGCTGCTGCAGGCGATGAACAACAGCGACCACCTGCTCGTCGGCGAGGCGGAGATCAGCCGCGCCTCGGGCAGCATCGGCGTGCTCGGCGAGTGGAAGACGGGCCGCCAGGGGATCGTGCTCAAGCCCGACACGTACGACGGCGACGCGATCTTCAAGACGCCGTTCGGGCGCGTGAAGCGCTCGGACTTCCCCGTGGGCCGCGGCATCTTCGTACAGGCGGGGCAGAGCGTCACGATGCAGCTCCCGTTCGTGCCCGACACCCCGGCGCCGGCGGCGCACGCGGCGGCGCCCGTCGCGGAGCCAGGCACGACGCCCGCGCCGGCGGGTGACGTCGCGCTGGCCGGTGAGACCGCGTCGGCGGGTGAGGCCGCGTCGGCGGGCGATGCCGCGCCGGCGGGCGCCTCCCGGCGCGCGCGGAGGGCCGCCGAGCCTGCGTCCGCCGACACCGTGGTGAGTCCGGTCACGACGTCCGCACACGGGGAGTGA
- a CDS encoding WXG100 family type VII secretion target → MAGHDFGATYSEMEGAAAKLRDGRSTIGDTLKELQGIIDELVEDGFKTENASGAYQTAYQELTSSLDDASEAVNDMAEALDKMADQIRDTDASMAGGA, encoded by the coding sequence ATGGCCGGACACGATTTCGGTGCAACGTACAGCGAGATGGAGGGCGCGGCCGCGAAGCTGCGCGACGGTCGCAGCACGATCGGCGACACGCTGAAGGAGCTGCAGGGCATCATCGACGAGCTCGTCGAGGACGGGTTCAAGACCGAGAACGCCTCGGGCGCGTACCAGACCGCCTACCAGGAGCTCACGAGCAGCCTCGACGACGCGTCGGAGGCCGTGAACGACATGGCCGAGGCGCTCGATAAGATGGCGGACCAGATCCGCGACACGGACGCCAGCATGGCGGGCGGCGCCTGA